From the genome of Haloplanus sp. XH21, one region includes:
- a CDS encoding DNA-binding protein, which produces MSSNNSSRKVVTVDEQAFERTEDAGVDEDGFEVVDDKPEFRATVQQEKQAKVDSNHPDGIVQDFSHLPLAQEEKIRAREAELDHISAQAELGTQEGRAKRTREVVTERRQRKRAERTPDRTDPRERLSRMELAKVNQEADRIAQRLRTGHSRAAVSRALAKRVAKGQDITKAVFDTMDALKAAPGAICPIEDVPDVQTDEVSVEGTIQTLWEPSSPKIEQVGLIADDTERIKFTSWVKSEPRIVREGEKVRMRAVKKNWHQGRCSLAVTYDSMIVFPERDRRWWEE; this is translated from the coding sequence ATGTCTAGTAACAACTCGAGTCGCAAGGTCGTTACGGTCGATGAACAGGCATTCGAACGAACCGAAGACGCCGGCGTCGACGAGGACGGCTTCGAGGTCGTCGACGACAAGCCGGAGTTCCGGGCGACGGTCCAGCAGGAAAAGCAGGCGAAGGTGGATTCCAACCACCCCGACGGCATCGTCCAAGACTTCTCGCACCTGCCCCTCGCGCAGGAAGAGAAGATTCGCGCCCGAGAGGCCGAACTGGACCACATCAGCGCCCAGGCAGAACTCGGCACCCAAGAGGGGCGGGCGAAGCGAACGCGCGAGGTCGTCACCGAACGGCGGCAGCGCAAGCGGGCGGAACGCACCCCGGACCGGACGGATCCGCGCGAGCGCCTCTCCCGGATGGAGCTGGCGAAGGTGAACCAGGAAGCAGACCGGATTGCACAGCGGCTTCGCACCGGTCACAGTCGGGCAGCCGTTTCGCGGGCACTCGCAAAGCGGGTCGCCAAGGGGCAGGACATCACCAAAGCAGTGTTCGACACGATGGACGCGCTCAAGGCGGCCCCGGGCGCGATCTGCCCGATCGAGGACGTCCCGGACGTGCAGACGGATGAGGTGAGCGTTGAAGGTACCATCCAGACCCTCTGGGAACCCAGCTCGCCAAAGATCGAGCAAGTCGGCCTCATCGCAGATGACACTGAGCGAATCAAGTTCACCAGTTGGGTGAAGTCCGAGCCCCGGATCGTCCGTGAAGGTGAGAAAGTGCGGATGCGCGCGGTCAAGAAGAATTGGCATCAAGGGCGCTGTTCCCTCGCAGTCACCTACGACAGTATGATCGTCTTCCCAGAGCGCGACCGCCGCTGGTGGGAAGAGTAG
- a CDS encoding homing endonuclease associated repeat-containing protein gives MTVEGDYTCDICGESFERNVDIATHVQSHRSSIDPDHILAELTRVADQKGRAPTQPEFNEEADCTHGAVQSHFGSWKAGLEAAGLEPLSHSYSDQELIDELQRVADVLGHSPSVAEMDAEGGISSDTISKRFGSWNEGLEAAGLTTTKATKTSSQEVITAIRSLADELGRAPTAAEMEERGAYSTKVAQRRFGSWNAALREAGFKPISRKDVPENELIAELRRLRDELGHVPSSTEMHEHGQFTIYLYLDRFGSWKQAVEAAGMEYRGHPSGQDHYLWKGGYGDISYGPNWYRQRKRALERDGFECQKPGCSIDRETHRERWDRDLNVHHITPLGTFIDANGVLDYERANRLENLITLCQRHHMLWEEFAPLQPDIR, from the coding sequence ATGACAGTCGAAGGTGACTATACCTGTGACATCTGCGGGGAATCGTTCGAGCGAAACGTCGATATTGCGACCCACGTCCAGAGCCATCGGTCATCGATCGATCCGGACCACATCCTCGCTGAACTCACCCGCGTTGCCGACCAGAAAGGTCGTGCCCCGACACAACCTGAATTCAACGAGGAGGCGGATTGTACACACGGCGCGGTCCAGTCACATTTCGGTAGCTGGAAGGCTGGTCTGGAAGCCGCAGGTCTCGAGCCACTCTCTCATTCATATTCAGATCAAGAACTGATCGACGAACTCCAGCGTGTGGCTGATGTACTCGGACATTCGCCCTCAGTTGCGGAAATGGACGCGGAAGGGGGCATCTCATCCGACACGATCTCCAAGCGGTTCGGATCGTGGAACGAGGGGCTTGAAGCAGCGGGATTGACCACCACGAAAGCTACCAAAACGTCGTCGCAAGAGGTAATCACAGCAATTCGGTCACTCGCAGATGAACTCGGACGGGCTCCGACCGCCGCTGAAATGGAGGAGCGTGGGGCGTATTCCACAAAAGTCGCTCAACGGCGTTTCGGTAGCTGGAACGCTGCCCTCCGGGAAGCAGGGTTCAAGCCAATCTCGAGAAAAGATGTTCCAGAAAACGAACTCATAGCGGAACTGAGGCGGCTTCGCGACGAATTAGGTCACGTTCCTTCTTCGACGGAGATGCACGAACACGGCCAGTTCACGATCTATCTCTACCTCGACCGGTTTGGATCCTGGAAACAAGCCGTCGAGGCGGCCGGGATGGAGTATCGTGGCCACCCAAGCGGCCAAGATCACTATCTCTGGAAGGGCGGCTATGGAGATATCTCATACGGCCCGAACTGGTACCGGCAGCGCAAACGGGCACTGGAACGGGATGGGTTCGAATGCCAGAAGCCGGGCTGTTCCATCGACCGCGAGACTCATCGTGAGCGCTGGGACCGTGACCTGAACGTCCATCACATTACGCCGCTTGGCACATTCATCGACGCCAACGGTGTTCTGGACTACGAGCGGGCGAACCGGCTTGAGAACCTGATCACGCTCTGTCAGCGCCATCATATGCTGTGGGAGGAGTTCGCCCCGCTTCAGCCCGATATTCGCTAA
- a CDS encoding DrmE family protein, translated as MPAGPLIDALCESNDISNKPRLPENPRLGDTRVHWPETLDVHDTLLKGAIERESNVWLLSPTLRHEYLEILTLSALFKLMSADTDRNRVLVFSRDAHVRERYKELRPGHRRPWSKERFPLATIKPNGEVNQKTTSRGDEGRPPRALFSKHLTHLPDESVASEIGCVIHDETITYRPNRWNRFQQWLDENDIPSVIYCLHDPLGPTFGHVSEDASGWAWPPALLDAVVDESTAADGGVKTVPEVDRQTRVTRQLQNHVDGVSREVHVVEEGEVADDLADVWSSIEELGDVNDDLQSDVLDDGISDLKMALNIISNIVASMGNADRALGNQWETIAPSGWLDRLGHNYEKIRDDDAGGPAHGVYGDAVRALEDVHDEWEDYDLSETKRGHLYRLLHGALDADESVLVVVPSDGDRSAVELDLEARGGPLYDALGEKLGVISTGALPTAPPADRVILVGPPAWRDRWILRTNHAPEVTVLAYEHQLPLLRYQYDHLDDTLRDVTDRELYREAAETANKDEEWDAPVVDGVSVNVPMPKGRSEDEDTSERESSIAEGYDVVEEHEPMSVDEIIDSLDTSSDPSVPSSSRSESGDGRSGSVKCLRLVFDDGRSMPIKRGSRVHVVDGDRGGTVSKYASKVQSGDTIVHVRQTEQLRQQLYDLIKRRGDDKVIMRAERWKIRLEQALDETGDDFDEFKERMREAGADHGDDTYRRWYNLEVDYPRTYDDLPTIAEAYDLTVVKENSEEIWEATQDIKTTYMNLLRELRKQAYRIMAGDEPEQVVLSEDWDIRLADFDVIDEEGQRIVEPHTVVDVHEDQVAHYRLKDIESVEIGD; from the coding sequence GTGCCAGCCGGTCCGCTCATCGACGCGCTGTGTGAAAGCAACGACATCTCCAATAAGCCCAGGCTACCGGAAAACCCTCGGCTGGGGGATACTCGAGTACACTGGCCTGAAACTCTAGATGTCCACGATACGTTGCTCAAGGGGGCAATCGAGCGTGAGAGCAACGTATGGTTATTGTCTCCTACACTCCGACACGAGTACTTAGAGATACTCACGTTAAGCGCGCTGTTCAAACTCATGAGTGCAGACACGGACCGGAATCGCGTTCTCGTATTCTCGAGGGACGCGCACGTTCGTGAGCGCTACAAAGAACTCCGCCCTGGTCATCGACGACCTTGGAGCAAAGAGCGGTTTCCGCTCGCCACCATTAAACCGAATGGCGAAGTCAATCAGAAAACGACCTCTCGCGGTGACGAAGGACGTCCTCCAAGAGCCCTCTTTTCCAAGCACCTGACTCACCTACCCGACGAGAGCGTAGCATCCGAAATCGGCTGCGTCATTCACGACGAAACCATCACGTACCGTCCAAATCGATGGAACCGGTTCCAACAGTGGCTTGACGAGAACGACATTCCTTCCGTGATCTACTGCCTCCACGATCCTCTCGGTCCAACCTTCGGTCACGTATCTGAAGACGCCTCAGGGTGGGCGTGGCCTCCAGCGTTATTGGACGCTGTCGTCGACGAATCGACGGCTGCAGATGGCGGAGTAAAGACCGTCCCAGAGGTGGATCGACAGACGCGCGTAACGCGACAGCTACAGAATCACGTCGACGGTGTTAGTCGAGAGGTTCACGTCGTCGAAGAAGGCGAGGTCGCGGACGACTTGGCTGATGTATGGTCCTCAATTGAAGAACTCGGTGATGTTAACGACGATCTCCAGAGCGATGTCCTCGACGACGGGATTAGCGACCTCAAAATGGCGCTGAACATCATCTCCAACATCGTCGCTTCAATGGGTAACGCCGACAGAGCATTGGGAAACCAGTGGGAGACGATCGCGCCTTCGGGGTGGCTTGATCGACTCGGTCATAACTACGAGAAAATCCGAGACGACGACGCAGGAGGGCCGGCTCACGGCGTGTACGGCGACGCAGTCAGAGCGTTGGAGGACGTTCACGACGAGTGGGAGGACTACGACCTCTCGGAGACCAAGCGCGGTCACCTCTACCGTTTGTTACACGGGGCACTCGACGCCGACGAGAGCGTGTTAGTCGTGGTTCCCAGCGACGGTGACCGTTCGGCAGTCGAACTAGATCTCGAAGCACGTGGAGGTCCCCTGTACGACGCTTTAGGGGAGAAACTGGGAGTAATTTCGACGGGAGCACTACCGACCGCGCCTCCGGCCGATCGCGTTATACTCGTTGGACCCCCAGCATGGCGCGATCGATGGATTCTTCGAACGAATCACGCACCAGAGGTAACCGTACTCGCCTACGAACACCAGCTTCCACTCCTCCGCTACCAGTACGACCACCTCGACGACACGCTTCGAGACGTAACTGACCGAGAATTATATCGAGAGGCAGCTGAGACGGCAAATAAGGACGAGGAGTGGGACGCCCCCGTCGTTGACGGTGTCTCGGTGAATGTGCCTATGCCCAAGGGACGGTCGGAAGACGAAGACACCTCAGAGAGGGAGAGCTCTATCGCTGAAGGCTACGATGTAGTCGAAGAGCATGAGCCAATGTCTGTCGACGAGATCATAGATTCACTCGACACGTCTAGCGATCCGTCTGTACCTTCCAGCAGTAGATCCGAAAGTGGTGACGGCCGGTCTGGGTCGGTGAAATGTCTTCGCCTCGTGTTCGACGACGGGAGATCGATGCCCATCAAGCGCGGATCTCGGGTACACGTCGTCGATGGTGATCGTGGGGGAACGGTTTCGAAGTACGCCAGTAAGGTTCAATCTGGAGATACCATCGTCCACGTTCGTCAGACGGAACAGCTCCGTCAACAGCTATACGACCTGATCAAGCGACGCGGCGATGACAAGGTCATTATGCGAGCCGAGCGCTGGAAGATTCGGCTCGAGCAGGCGCTCGACGAGACTGGAGACGACTTCGACGAGTTCAAAGAGCGGATGAGAGAGGCTGGAGCGGACCACGGGGACGACACGTACCGCCGGTGGTACAATCTCGAAGTCGACTATCCCAGAACGTACGATGACCTGCCTACGATCGCTGAAGCCTATGACCTAACGGTTGTGAAGGAGAATTCTGAGGAGATCTGGGAAGCAACTCAGGACATAAAAACAACATATATGAACCTACTGAGAGAGTTGCGGAAGCAAGCTTACCGGATCATGGCTGGCGACGAGCCTGAGCAAGTCGTTCTCTCAGAGGACTGGGACATCCGTCTGGCTGACTTCGACGTAATCGACGAGGAAGGACAGCGAATCGTTGAACCTCACACAGTGGTTGATGTCCACGAGGATCAGGTAGCTCATTATCGGTTGAAAGATATTGAGTCCGTGGAGATAGGTGACTAA
- a CDS encoding helicase-related protein, translated as MPAGRRDIPPQSNPRYVRPPDEAYELDEDPTFRQHQAANDVITRRLVRRLTGRGPNEQTHYGSKPSRQYFAGVLASQYKYREALAQDEAFQDIAEDVAPFRIGVTFRVPTNIDEDATVELTPSANVYYRRFPEVDEQRERGGERHLHRTPTYERGGPQSSRHQPDVPQEATDGGRDLRSDGGDGESDDGEEEAVVDLLPVYERIELDLKEHCGDELVLTGSDLHSLADKPGPKIVSLSSAFTAAEETVRDDPLAFRELPSGTSERDGREIPVELLEDESAFRGWIDETYSSDVVDPLWEGDLRVQVREESRDEGEDRFVIEATFVNTHGSDYPDAGDYEYKMWRAFLFDVGIDASVDGPDITPFQLDEIRDEYQYDGRMYAVGENCAAEPIYPAEERNPLADPDPVGVRTVTLPVYEQSKYLPREPIPLQFDVLADNASLSGDDLPTHVLEDLPEQVNGTDEIDLDDLLLILQNEMERAEGHYLDVGDDVLSDKSDEAERRFEEAISSFRDERRRFEQGRQLIRDEDRVREAFTLLNETFIEMGDFPGWRLFQLVFIVMSIPDIVAQADPDREVTNRLDTADVIYYPTGGGKTEAYLGLVTFTAFHDRLRGKEFGTTALTKFPLRFLSLEQLQRAAEVLGHAELVRRENGLDGDPFSVGYFVGKDNVPNKLMDERRYDRVDRIQEAKDDSPEDQDHEFLILSECPFCGNESVEIDGDHERARVDHVCTHSECPWVKLHDGEEPLPVYVTDREVYRHAPTFVVSTIDKISIVGMQRRFRTLLGHIEARCPHHGFTGEEDCLVDDYDYPSKHTCDNEDLVEVDSVDPPSLIIQDELHLLREEFGSFDSHYETLLQTLAEEFGDGWQMKVVAATATIKGAERQVEALYRREHNTFPAQGPRLKQSFYAYAHPRKVGRNMIGGIPRNVSRTFAINRIHEEQARIVQEFQENPAELDAAIAARDPNEGEYDYDELDFSPGEDERKDELIDVLDDYEVQVSYHYAKDNTQLMKRSVRTMINRNLATADGNYHTLRPVLMTGETPLSLVRTYKDEIEADPEDREEPIHVVIATSMISHGIDIERFNFIAFHGTPRSTAEYIQSYSRVGREHPGSVYMSFHPMQVKDQSHYHQFHHHHEYEDLLVEATPLERWAKYGIEQTFSGLFCALFLQLFDGEYGGELSERLYDWEGLQEAIHRDEIDVDRQRVENLLARAYDVHDASPSDADAASIYSERLEKMFDDLWPALIDAEPDDDNTFLPHVFGTLTDENDEPLVGAREPMTNLRDIDEQIPIEPDTNTAKAINLFTNQ; from the coding sequence ATGCCCGCTGGTCGTCGTGATATTCCACCTCAATCAAATCCACGATACGTCCGCCCTCCTGACGAAGCATATGAACTTGATGAGGACCCCACATTCCGACAACATCAAGCCGCAAACGACGTCATCACCCGGAGATTAGTACGCCGATTAACCGGTCGAGGTCCAAACGAGCAAACGCACTACGGATCTAAACCGTCTCGTCAGTACTTCGCGGGTGTTCTCGCCTCCCAGTACAAATACCGCGAGGCTCTGGCTCAGGACGAAGCATTTCAGGATATCGCGGAAGACGTTGCGCCCTTCCGTATTGGAGTAACATTTCGCGTCCCGACGAACATCGACGAGGACGCGACCGTCGAACTGACGCCCAGTGCCAACGTCTACTATCGTCGATTTCCAGAAGTTGACGAACAACGTGAACGTGGAGGAGAAAGGCATCTTCACCGCACGCCAACCTACGAGCGTGGAGGGCCTCAATCGTCGCGCCACCAACCAGACGTGCCACAGGAGGCAACGGACGGTGGTCGTGACCTCAGATCGGACGGCGGTGACGGAGAAAGTGACGACGGAGAGGAAGAAGCAGTCGTCGATCTGCTTCCAGTGTACGAGCGAATTGAACTCGATCTGAAAGAACACTGTGGAGACGAGTTGGTTCTCACCGGATCTGACCTCCACTCCCTCGCTGACAAACCCGGTCCGAAAATTGTCTCGCTGTCTTCAGCGTTCACTGCCGCAGAAGAAACAGTTCGTGATGACCCACTCGCGTTTCGAGAGTTACCTAGTGGAACAAGCGAACGTGACGGACGAGAAATTCCGGTAGAGCTTCTCGAAGACGAGTCCGCGTTTCGCGGATGGATCGACGAAACCTACTCGAGTGATGTCGTCGATCCCCTCTGGGAGGGTGATTTGCGTGTCCAGGTCAGAGAAGAGTCCCGAGACGAAGGAGAAGATCGGTTCGTTATCGAGGCCACGTTCGTGAACACTCATGGGTCGGACTACCCTGACGCCGGCGACTATGAGTACAAGATGTGGCGGGCATTCCTCTTCGACGTGGGAATTGACGCCAGCGTCGACGGACCGGACATCACGCCTTTCCAGCTCGACGAGATTCGCGACGAGTACCAGTACGACGGCCGAATGTACGCGGTAGGGGAGAACTGTGCGGCAGAACCGATATATCCTGCAGAAGAACGCAATCCGTTGGCTGATCCCGACCCAGTCGGTGTGCGGACCGTCACTCTGCCAGTCTACGAACAGTCAAAATACCTCCCCCGTGAACCAATTCCGCTGCAGTTCGATGTCCTTGCTGACAATGCCTCGTTGTCCGGAGACGACCTCCCCACCCACGTCCTCGAGGACCTCCCCGAGCAAGTGAACGGGACTGACGAGATCGACTTAGACGACTTACTCCTTATCCTTCAAAATGAGATGGAAAGGGCTGAAGGCCATTACCTCGACGTTGGAGATGACGTCCTGTCTGACAAGTCCGACGAGGCCGAGCGACGGTTTGAGGAGGCGATATCTTCATTCAGAGACGAACGTCGACGATTCGAGCAGGGACGTCAACTCATTCGCGACGAAGACAGAGTTCGGGAGGCGTTCACACTCCTGAATGAGACGTTCATCGAGATGGGTGACTTCCCGGGTTGGCGACTGTTTCAACTAGTATTCATCGTGATGTCGATTCCCGATATTGTTGCACAAGCTGATCCAGACCGGGAGGTGACGAATCGACTGGACACTGCAGACGTCATTTATTATCCGACTGGCGGTGGGAAAACCGAAGCGTATCTGGGGTTAGTCACATTCACCGCGTTTCACGACAGATTGCGGGGAAAGGAGTTCGGAACTACAGCTCTGACGAAGTTCCCGCTTCGGTTTTTGTCTCTCGAACAGCTACAGCGCGCGGCGGAGGTGCTCGGACATGCTGAACTGGTTCGTCGCGAGAACGGCCTCGATGGTGATCCGTTCAGTGTAGGTTACTTTGTGGGCAAGGACAACGTTCCAAACAAGCTGATGGACGAGCGGCGCTACGACCGCGTCGATCGGATCCAGGAAGCGAAGGACGACTCACCTGAAGATCAGGACCACGAGTTCCTCATCCTTTCCGAGTGCCCCTTCTGTGGGAACGAGAGCGTCGAAATAGACGGTGACCACGAACGAGCACGCGTCGATCACGTGTGCACCCACTCAGAGTGTCCGTGGGTCAAGCTACACGACGGTGAAGAACCCCTGCCCGTCTACGTCACGGACAGAGAAGTCTACCGCCACGCGCCCACGTTCGTCGTTTCGACGATCGACAAGATCTCTATCGTCGGGATGCAACGTCGATTTCGGACGCTACTCGGACATATTGAGGCGCGGTGTCCCCACCACGGATTCACCGGAGAAGAGGACTGTCTGGTAGACGACTACGACTATCCCTCGAAGCACACGTGTGACAACGAGGACCTCGTAGAGGTTGACTCCGTGGACCCTCCGTCGTTAATAATTCAGGACGAACTTCACCTGCTTCGAGAAGAATTCGGATCCTTTGACTCCCATTACGAGACGTTACTGCAGACCTTGGCCGAAGAATTCGGCGACGGTTGGCAAATGAAGGTCGTCGCGGCGACTGCGACCATTAAGGGTGCTGAACGGCAGGTAGAGGCACTATATCGTCGGGAACACAATACCTTCCCCGCACAGGGCCCTCGCCTGAAGCAGTCATTCTACGCTTACGCCCACCCGCGGAAAGTCGGCCGCAATATGATCGGCGGCATTCCACGGAACGTATCTCGGACGTTCGCCATCAACCGCATCCACGAAGAGCAAGCACGGATCGTCCAAGAGTTTCAGGAAAATCCTGCCGAGCTGGACGCGGCGATAGCTGCCCGAGACCCCAACGAAGGAGAATACGATTACGACGAACTGGACTTTTCGCCCGGCGAGGACGAGAGAAAGGATGAATTGATCGACGTTCTCGACGACTACGAGGTCCAGGTTTCCTATCACTACGCGAAGGACAACACCCAACTGATGAAGCGCTCAGTCCGGACGATGATAAACCGAAACCTGGCGACGGCCGATGGAAACTATCACACCCTTCGTCCCGTTCTCATGACGGGCGAAACGCCACTCAGCCTGGTCCGGACGTACAAGGACGAGATCGAAGCTGATCCTGAGGATCGCGAAGAGCCCATTCACGTTGTCATCGCGACGTCAATGATCTCGCACGGTATCGACATCGAGCGGTTCAATTTCATAGCGTTCCATGGCACTCCGCGCTCGACGGCGGAGTACATTCAGTCGTATTCCCGGGTGGGGCGGGAACATCCAGGGTCAGTCTATATGTCGTTCCACCCGATGCAGGTGAAAGACCAATCCCATTACCACCAATTCCATCATCACCACGAGTACGAAGACCTCCTGGTAGAGGCTACGCCGCTCGAGCGGTGGGCGAAGTACGGGATCGAGCAAACGTTCTCCGGGTTATTCTGTGCTCTATTCCTGCAGCTGTTTGACGGAGAGTACGGGGGTGAACTCTCGGAGCGTCTCTACGACTGGGAAGGCCTTCAAGAAGCAATTCATCGCGACGAGATTGACGTTGACCGGCAACGAGTCGAGAATCTCCTTGCTCGAGCGTACGACGTTCACGACGCGTCTCCGTCGGACGCAGACGCGGCGTCGATCTACTCGGAGCGGCTAGAGAAGATGTTCGACGACCTTTGGCCTGCGCTAATTGACGCTGAACCTGACGACGATAACACGTTCCTACCCCACGTGTTTGGAACGCTAACAGACGAGAACGACGAACCCCTCGTCGGTGCGCGAGAACCGATGACTAATCTTCGTGACATAGACGAGCAAATTCCGATCGAACCGGACACGAACACTGCCAAGGCCATCAACCTCTTCACGAACCAATGA
- a CDS encoding DUF1998 domain-containing protein — protein MDEEADMMRGIAQVLYNFGPGNVFDYGEYDVAMRVKDKGVKVRQFNDLPVARVTGEMRSQADRFRNADESPWNELSPADLDAYRPRKVEGRLFPLTMVCDQPECRRVDIRQNPTDYYATDSEDKNPGDCPRDGCQGRLQQVPFVVTHECGNALPPGPTDECETHDYVAPYLHKPTRDPATWRFRCDYCGDDMGPLGAFCEDCNEYVGGPTPPGGGGIYYPATLLQVAIPPVGMDRDDLEREESWARVLMAAFTDDDVPLTEDNTIEDMVTRAGEQEQIENLREEGYTEDEIERYLQMQADAGRAVDHLTSEYVTEKTRGEIDPPGTEGDDETREQRAYSLIADQLFTFIRSTEGYEGDPEHDDYDPSTYPEPRKLSDVLTPEFKERYPRARKYQDKLDRINVNEVWVVDNFPLLSVLYGYYRELPDPSQVDLNAFDHPYGDEGTIPVFADRSPSEALILEVDRKALVEWLVDANVVDESVTPDADASDETYQKWLLNNVDPVAVDNPFSDVDHEPTESAYRLLHSMSHALVSTASDQCGLATDSISELILPNVPAIILYAKSTEHFALGGMSTLFETRIHPWVDHTIDFAEQCLLDPACSQDDDGAACHACLHLTTVTCEAFNEHLDRRALVGGPATPAFWNV, from the coding sequence ATGGACGAAGAGGCCGACATGATGCGGGGCATCGCACAGGTACTGTACAATTTCGGCCCCGGAAACGTGTTCGACTACGGAGAGTATGACGTTGCGATGCGGGTGAAAGACAAGGGGGTGAAGGTGCGGCAGTTTAACGATTTGCCAGTCGCCCGAGTGACCGGAGAGATGCGTAGTCAAGCGGATCGATTCCGTAACGCGGACGAGTCGCCGTGGAACGAACTCTCTCCCGCTGACCTCGACGCTTATCGTCCACGCAAGGTCGAAGGACGGTTGTTCCCTCTGACGATGGTGTGTGACCAACCGGAGTGCCGTCGCGTAGACATCAGACAAAATCCGACTGACTACTACGCGACTGACAGCGAAGACAAGAATCCCGGTGACTGTCCTCGAGACGGATGCCAGGGCAGATTACAACAAGTTCCATTCGTCGTCACTCACGAGTGTGGTAACGCGCTTCCTCCTGGACCAACTGACGAATGCGAAACGCACGACTACGTCGCGCCGTACTTGCACAAGCCTACCCGAGACCCCGCGACGTGGAGGTTCCGCTGTGACTATTGTGGGGACGACATGGGACCGCTAGGTGCCTTTTGCGAAGATTGTAACGAGTACGTGGGAGGACCGACACCACCAGGTGGTGGGGGGATATACTATCCAGCCACGTTACTTCAGGTGGCCATTCCGCCAGTCGGGATGGACCGCGACGACCTGGAACGGGAGGAGTCCTGGGCTAGAGTATTGATGGCTGCATTCACTGACGACGACGTTCCCCTCACGGAAGACAACACGATCGAGGATATGGTGACTCGCGCCGGGGAGCAAGAGCAAATCGAGAACCTTCGCGAAGAGGGATACACCGAGGATGAAATCGAAAGGTACCTCCAAATGCAGGCTGACGCGGGGCGCGCCGTCGACCATTTGACGAGTGAGTACGTGACAGAGAAGACCCGAGGTGAAATCGACCCACCTGGTACCGAAGGCGACGACGAAACTCGAGAACAGCGAGCGTACTCTCTGATCGCTGACCAGCTATTCACATTCATCCGCTCAACGGAAGGGTACGAAGGGGATCCCGAACACGACGATTACGATCCGAGCACGTACCCAGAACCGCGGAAACTTTCGGATGTTCTCACCCCAGAGTTCAAAGAGAGGTACCCGCGAGCTCGAAAGTACCAGGATAAGCTGGATCGAATCAACGTGAACGAAGTGTGGGTGGTGGACAACTTCCCGCTACTTTCGGTGCTCTACGGCTATTACCGGGAACTTCCAGATCCGTCTCAGGTCGACCTGAACGCGTTCGATCATCCTTACGGTGACGAGGGGACGATTCCCGTTTTCGCCGATCGTAGTCCGTCAGAAGCGCTGATTCTCGAGGTCGACCGCAAGGCCCTCGTGGAGTGGTTAGTTGACGCCAACGTCGTCGACGAATCGGTAACGCCGGACGCTGACGCCAGCGACGAAACGTACCAGAAGTGGCTCTTGAACAACGTCGATCCCGTAGCCGTCGACAATCCATTTTCTGATGTCGATCACGAACCCACCGAATCGGCGTATCGACTCTTACACAGCATGAGCCACGCACTGGTTTCCACGGCATCTGATCAGTGTGGCCTCGCGACTGACAGCATTTCCGAGCTGATCTTACCGAACGTCCCGGCCATTATTCTGTACGCGAAGTCGACCGAACACTTCGCACTCGGTGGGATGTCGACCCTCTTCGAGACTCGAATTCACCCGTGGGTAGACCACACGATCGACTTTGCCGAACAATGCCTGCTCGACCCCGCGTGCAGTCAGGACGACGACGGTGCTGCGTGTCACGCTTGCCTTCATCTAACGACCGTCACTTGTGAGGCGTTCAACGAGCACCTCGACCGGCGAGCGCTCGTCGGTGGACCAGCTACGCCTGCGTTTTGGAACGTGTGA